Proteins from one Streptosporangium becharense genomic window:
- a CDS encoding glycosyltransferase, with protein sequence MNIAFVSSEALAPAQDESDLAAQRAHLLAMARELGREHKVTIYTRKNSESGKDRVRVAQGVTVEHLPAGPATELPEDGVLPYLSDLGDQLMRRWGQDRPDVIHAHSWTGGLAAIAGANGLNVPFTQTFGSEHAHDAKDAKKVRLQRAIGRRASAVIAGCGDEESSLIRLGVPRRNIAVIPCGVDVERFKRQGPAAARNGRPRLLHVGPLTYDKGVHTAIRALEGIPDAELVIAGGPAATELEHDADAHRVMLLAKEVGVENRITLLGHVPHSSVPKLMRSADVVLSLPQEAPAGVVALEAMACGVPVIASAVGAHLDSVVDGVTGLLVPADRPARTSRLTRELLADPTRRTALGFAGADRARSRYSWERISQELVHVYENALAGVR encoded by the coding sequence GTGAATATTGCGTTCGTCTCTTCCGAAGCCCTCGCTCCTGCCCAGGACGAGTCCGACCTCGCCGCCCAGCGTGCCCACCTGCTGGCCATGGCGCGCGAGCTCGGCCGCGAGCACAAGGTCACGATCTACACCCGGAAGAACTCCGAGAGCGGCAAGGACCGGGTCCGCGTGGCGCAGGGCGTCACCGTCGAGCACCTGCCCGCCGGCCCCGCCACCGAGCTTCCCGAAGACGGCGTGCTGCCCTACCTGTCCGACCTGGGCGACCAGCTGATGCGCCGCTGGGGACAGGACCGGCCGGATGTGATCCACGCGCACTCCTGGACCGGCGGCCTGGCCGCCATCGCCGGCGCGAACGGGCTGAACGTCCCCTTCACCCAGACCTTCGGCAGCGAGCACGCCCACGACGCCAAGGACGCCAAGAAGGTGCGTCTGCAGCGGGCCATCGGCCGCCGGGCCAGCGCGGTGATCGCCGGGTGCGGTGACGAGGAGTCCTCGCTGATCCGGCTGGGCGTGCCGCGCCGCAACATCGCGGTGATCCCCTGCGGCGTCGACGTCGAGCGTTTCAAGCGCCAGGGTCCGGCCGCCGCGCGCAACGGCAGGCCGCGGCTGCTGCACGTGGGCCCGCTGACGTACGACAAGGGCGTCCACACCGCGATCCGGGCACTGGAGGGCATCCCGGACGCCGAGCTGGTCATCGCCGGTGGGCCCGCCGCCACCGAGCTGGAGCACGACGCCGACGCGCACCGCGTGATGCTGCTGGCCAAGGAGGTCGGCGTCGAGAACCGGATCACGCTGCTCGGGCACGTCCCGCACTCCTCGGTGCCCAAGCTGATGCGCAGCGCCGACGTGGTGCTGTCGCTGCCGCAGGAGGCCCCGGCCGGGGTCGTCGCACTGGAGGCCATGGCCTGCGGCGTGCCGGTCATCGCCTCGGCGGTGGGCGCCCACCTCGACTCGGTCGTGGACGGTGTGACCGGTCTGCTGGTGCCTGCCGACCGGCCGGCCCGGACCTCCCGCCTCACCCGGGAGCTCCTCGCCGACCCGACCCGCCGTACGGCTCTCGGCTTCGCCGGCGCCGACCGTGCCCGGTCCCGCTACTCGTGGGAGCGGATCAGCCAGGAGCTCGTGCACGTCTACGAGAACGCGCTGGCCGGCGTCCGCTGA
- a CDS encoding proline dehydrogenase family protein, with amino-acid sequence MLGSLLLGASRVPLVRRAVSGVPLTRKVVDRFVAGETTQNAVDAVRRLTSAGLTVTVDHLGEETKDAEAATQTADAYVALLGALSGLGLGDRAEASVKLSAVGQALGSDGGKIALENALRICEAAHAVGANVTLDMEDHTTVDSTLEILRALRHDFPATGVAIQAYLFRSEADCRDLAHEGSRVRLVKGAYAEPASVAHQSKNEVDKAYVRCLRILMSGAGYPMVATHDDRLISITETLADRFGRSRGEYEYQMLYGIRTDKQRALAGAGHTMRVYIPYGDDWYGYFMRRLAERPANIAFFLRALGGK; translated from the coding sequence ATGCTCGGTTCCCTACTTCTCGGCGCATCCCGGGTGCCGCTGGTCCGGCGCGCGGTGTCCGGTGTGCCGTTGACGCGCAAGGTCGTCGATCGTTTCGTCGCCGGCGAGACGACCCAGAACGCGGTCGACGCGGTCCGCAGGCTGACCTCCGCCGGCCTGACCGTCACCGTCGACCACCTGGGAGAGGAGACGAAGGACGCCGAGGCCGCCACGCAGACGGCCGACGCGTACGTCGCGCTGCTCGGCGCGCTGAGCGGACTGGGACTCGGCGACCGCGCCGAGGCGTCGGTGAAGCTCTCCGCCGTCGGCCAGGCACTCGGGTCCGACGGCGGCAAGATCGCGCTGGAGAACGCCCTGCGCATCTGCGAGGCCGCCCACGCCGTCGGCGCGAACGTGACCCTCGACATGGAGGACCACACCACGGTCGACTCCACCCTGGAGATCCTGCGGGCGCTGCGCCACGACTTCCCCGCCACCGGCGTCGCGATCCAGGCCTACCTGTTCCGCAGCGAGGCCGACTGTCGTGACCTGGCGCACGAGGGCTCGCGGGTCCGGCTGGTCAAGGGGGCCTACGCCGAGCCGGCCTCGGTGGCGCACCAGAGTAAGAACGAGGTCGACAAGGCCTACGTGCGCTGCCTGCGGATCCTCATGTCCGGCGCGGGCTACCCGATGGTGGCGACCCACGACGACCGCCTGATCTCGATCACCGAGACGCTCGCCGACCGGTTCGGACGTTCCCGGGGCGAGTACGAGTACCAGATGCTCTACGGAATCCGCACCGACAAGCAGCGGGCCCTGGCCGGGGCCGGCCACACGATGCGTGTCTACATCCCCTACGGCGACGACTGGTACGGCTACTTCATGCGCCGGCTGGCCGAACGCCCGGCGAACATCGCCTTCTTTCTTCGCGCTCTTGGAGGCAAGTGA
- a CDS encoding PucR family transcriptional regulator, whose protein sequence is MLQETVDEIAARLGASATLEDRSFQLLAYAAQSGDIDAVRQESILRRRATEEVRSYFEGYGIATARGPVRIPADADLRVLARVCVPLRHREVTYGYLWLLDDGTLGDDALASVAGLVSRAAAALAQEARRREDLGRYLRELFSSDAEERSSALARLDLRGPVAAIAVHGSPDRVAALWTLPRGILADPAVGAQDEPMVALLAPAGQAWELACRIQAMYATAAGVGDSRADPAQAWRSWREAVHALRVAARVPAFAPVATWSGLGIYRALARMSPVELRELAAETGILAGDPELARTVEGYLDRAGHVQKTAAALGVHRQTLYYRLAKAERLTGRDLADGEDRLLLHLGLKAARLL, encoded by the coding sequence GTGCTACAGGAGACAGTCGATGAGATAGCCGCCAGGCTCGGTGCTTCGGCCACCCTGGAGGACCGCTCGTTCCAGCTCCTGGCGTACGCCGCGCAGAGTGGTGACATCGACGCGGTGCGTCAGGAGTCCATCCTCCGCCGCCGCGCCACCGAGGAGGTGCGGTCCTACTTCGAGGGGTACGGCATCGCCACCGCCCGCGGGCCGGTCCGGATTCCGGCGGACGCCGACCTGCGGGTGCTCGCCCGGGTGTGCGTGCCGCTGCGGCACCGGGAGGTGACGTACGGCTACCTGTGGCTGCTCGACGACGGCACGCTCGGCGACGACGCCCTCGCCTCGGTGGCCGGTCTGGTCTCCCGGGCGGCGGCGGCCCTCGCCCAGGAGGCCCGCCGCCGCGAGGACCTGGGCAGGTATCTGCGGGAGCTGTTCTCCTCCGACGCCGAGGAGCGCTCCTCGGCGCTGGCCCGGCTCGACCTGCGCGGACCGGTCGCGGCGATCGCGGTCCACGGCTCCCCGGACCGGGTCGCCGCGCTGTGGACGCTCCCGCGCGGCATCCTCGCCGACCCGGCCGTCGGAGCCCAGGACGAGCCGATGGTGGCGCTCCTCGCCCCGGCAGGCCAGGCCTGGGAGCTGGCCTGCCGGATCCAGGCCATGTACGCCACCGCGGCGGGCGTCGGCGACTCCCGGGCCGACCCCGCGCAGGCGTGGCGGAGCTGGCGGGAGGCCGTGCACGCGCTGCGGGTGGCCGCGCGGGTGCCCGCGTTCGCGCCGGTCGCGACCTGGTCCGGCCTCGGGATCTACCGCGCGCTGGCCCGGATGTCCCCGGTGGAGCTCCGGGAGCTGGCCGCCGAAACCGGGATCCTGGCCGGTGACCCGGAGCTGGCCAGGACGGTGGAGGGCTATCTGGACCGCGCCGGCCATGTGCAGAAGACCGCGGCCGCGCTCGGCGTGCACCGTCAGACGCTGTACTACCGGCTGGCCAAGGCCGAGCGGCTGACCGGCCGGGATCTGGCCGACGGTGAGGACCGGCTCCTGCTCCACCTCGGCCTCAAGGCGGCCCGGCTGCTCTGA
- a CDS encoding sensor histidine kinase — translation MSSIHQAAVYDSDRRFLDVAVPFVRDGLDRGDPVLVAVTSANLELLGDTLGRDGRLVDYAESGFLGRRTVERATAFHRYWQRRGSEVSRGGHVRILAEPVWGGRAPAQVRAWQRLEAALNLLLRDTNVWMICPYDARVLDRHVVAAARRTHPALSPDGRSPVPCPEYTDPAEFISECDSVPPPEPPDDAAHARVGTLHELRAFVTDQASFMGLNHDRAALLAVAANEAAGMLGTPLTVRLWERLGAVTCRVHCADGRVPDPAAGFLPPGSSADPGDGLWIARQLCDRLDIHHDQDGCTVQLCFPSARAEELRQSRKY, via the coding sequence ATGAGCTCCATCCATCAGGCCGCGGTCTACGACTCCGACCGGCGTTTCCTGGACGTCGCGGTGCCGTTCGTCCGCGACGGACTGGACCGGGGCGACCCGGTCCTGGTCGCCGTCACCTCGGCCAACCTGGAACTGCTCGGTGACACGCTGGGCAGGGACGGCCGCCTGGTCGACTACGCCGAGAGCGGCTTCCTGGGCCGGCGGACCGTGGAACGTGCCACGGCCTTCCACCGCTACTGGCAGCGGCGCGGCTCCGAGGTGTCCCGCGGCGGGCACGTGCGGATCCTCGCCGAGCCGGTGTGGGGCGGCCGGGCGCCGGCCCAGGTGCGGGCCTGGCAGCGCCTGGAGGCGGCGCTCAACCTGCTGTTGCGGGACACCAACGTGTGGATGATCTGCCCGTACGACGCGAGGGTCCTGGACCGGCACGTGGTGGCCGCCGCCAGACGCACCCATCCCGCCCTGTCACCGGACGGCCGCTCGCCGGTTCCCTGCCCCGAGTACACCGACCCGGCGGAGTTCATCAGCGAGTGCGACTCGGTGCCTCCGCCGGAGCCGCCGGACGACGCGGCGCACGCCCGGGTGGGCACGCTTCACGAACTGCGGGCGTTCGTCACCGACCAGGCGTCCTTCATGGGGCTGAACCACGACCGGGCGGCACTGCTCGCCGTGGCCGCCAACGAGGCCGCCGGGATGCTCGGGACTCCGCTGACGGTCCGGTTGTGGGAACGCCTGGGTGCGGTCACCTGCCGGGTCCACTGCGCCGACGGACGCGTGCCCGATCCGGCCGCGGGGTTCCTCCCGCCGGGGTCGTCGGCCGACCCCGGTGACGGGCTGTGGATCGCCCGGCAGCTCTGCGACCGCCTCGACATCCATCACGACCAGGACGGATGCACCGTGCAGCTGTGCTTCCCGAGCGCACGCGCCGAGGAGCTCCGGCAGAGCCGGAAGTACTGA
- a CDS encoding ANTAR domain-containing response regulator: MLARDLASLGRVSEETSSESVLRGLTATLAGGVPGCAGGSAELWREERMVVSASHSELIVLVDSEGDMGEGPSAEARATRRHVMIQDTLREPRWPAYAAMAVRCGVRSVLTLPITVERAVLVLGLYGVRPGVFAARNVPPLADMLAGQVGVALANMWDYDEVRTDAAQMQEALAGRAIIDQAKGIIMKSSGCSAEAAFDELRRVSQHHQVKVADLARLLVEEHQRNRGAANS; the protein is encoded by the coding sequence GTGCTCGCCAGGGATCTGGCGTCCCTCGGCAGGGTCAGCGAGGAAACCTCCAGCGAGAGCGTGCTGCGCGGCCTCACCGCGACCCTCGCCGGGGGGGTGCCCGGCTGCGCCGGCGGCTCCGCCGAGCTGTGGCGCGAGGAACGGATGGTCGTCTCCGCCTCGCACAGCGAGCTGATCGTACTCGTCGACAGCGAGGGGGACATGGGGGAGGGGCCCTCCGCGGAGGCCCGCGCCACCCGCCGCCACGTGATGATCCAGGACACGCTCCGTGAGCCGCGCTGGCCCGCCTACGCCGCGATGGCCGTCCGCTGCGGCGTCCGCTCGGTCCTGACCCTGCCGATCACCGTCGAACGCGCCGTGCTGGTCCTCGGCCTGTACGGGGTGCGGCCCGGCGTCTTCGCCGCCAGGAACGTCCCGCCGCTGGCCGACATGCTCGCCGGGCAGGTCGGCGTGGCACTGGCCAACATGTGGGACTACGACGAGGTCCGCACCGACGCCGCCCAGATGCAGGAGGCGCTCGCGGGCCGGGCCATCATCGACCAGGCCAAGGGCATCATCATGAAGTCCAGCGGTTGCTCGGCGGAGGCCGCCTTCGACGAGCTGCGCCGGGTCTCGCAGCACCACCAGGTGAAGGTGGCCGACCTGGCCAGGCTGCTGGTCGAGGAACACCAGCGCAACCGGGGCGCCGCGAACTCCTGA
- a CDS encoding SpoIIE family protein phosphatase → MTDAIGLQALEQALSALTTRVSSLREAKSAYPADPRSTLDAALAELDTARELLEASLRELRRAPRRSGERESGSQRELKLLRQVFRTFPVPVVVLDASGVVRRISNETSRMLGSPAGYLIGRSFPLFVDVSRRAAFRSHLTAVQQGGQTATFQTRLAHQGRAHTVQLALTRLTMPGEPQEMVAVMVLPLETQVPGPPPGPADRSDAALVLAAARRQELLARMGRLLLDEESLRQPVTVTRASRLLAAEWADWVIADVVRDGMPRRACVIGPSDKPVTELVRVTETMNPLTAPAVAHVLTGGSGVVHEMLEEETLLGDVPGGPPLLRVMGAASALIVPICGGDGAVLGTLSLVRLRDREPFSLADLGLMEEIGAHLGLALRARESFQTRSQAAEALRTSVVPRTLPDIPGFEAAAIYHAGSSLVGAEFYDVFPVREGWGFALGGAAGKGEEAASVSAMVRNGLRVLSVWESDPGEALRKLNQALAAQHSGMFVMAVAGFIRGRRIRLASAGHHPAALLRPDGGVRFTAGGGVPLGIGPEAEMFSEELTLTAGQTLVFYSDGLVASRDEQGEAYGETRLADVLARCAGRSPAEVVKTVEEDRHAFSGGRVWDEIVILALRVV, encoded by the coding sequence TTGACCGACGCCATCGGCCTTCAGGCCCTGGAACAAGCGCTGAGCGCACTCACCACCAGGGTCTCCTCCCTGCGCGAGGCCAAGTCCGCCTACCCCGCCGACCCCCGGTCCACACTCGACGCGGCCCTCGCCGAGCTCGACACGGCCCGCGAGCTGCTGGAGGCATCCCTGCGGGAGCTGCGCAGGGCACCCAGGAGGTCGGGTGAGCGGGAGAGCGGGTCGCAGCGGGAGCTCAAGCTGCTGCGGCAGGTGTTCCGGACCTTCCCGGTGCCGGTGGTGGTGCTGGACGCCTCGGGGGTGGTGCGGAGGATCAGCAACGAGACCTCCCGGATGCTCGGCAGCCCGGCGGGCTACCTGATCGGCCGTTCGTTCCCCCTGTTCGTCGACGTCTCCCGGCGGGCGGCCTTCCGCTCGCACCTGACCGCGGTCCAGCAGGGCGGCCAGACCGCCACGTTCCAGACCCGGCTGGCCCACCAGGGCCGTGCGCACACCGTCCAGCTGGCGCTGACCCGGTTGACCATGCCGGGCGAGCCGCAGGAGATGGTCGCGGTCATGGTGCTGCCGCTGGAGACGCAGGTGCCCGGTCCGCCTCCGGGCCCGGCCGACCGGTCGGACGCGGCCCTGGTGCTGGCCGCGGCGCGCCGCCAGGAGCTGCTGGCCAGGATGGGCCGGTTGCTGCTGGACGAGGAGAGCCTGCGCCAGCCGGTGACCGTCACCCGGGCGTCCCGGCTGCTCGCCGCCGAGTGGGCCGACTGGGTGATCGCCGACGTGGTCCGCGACGGCATGCCCCGGCGGGCCTGCGTGATCGGGCCGAGCGACAAGCCGGTGACCGAGCTGGTCCGGGTGACCGAGACGATGAACCCGCTGACCGCTCCGGCCGTCGCGCACGTGTTGACCGGCGGTTCCGGCGTGGTGCACGAGATGCTGGAGGAGGAGACGCTGCTCGGCGACGTCCCCGGCGGGCCTCCGCTGCTGCGGGTGATGGGGGCCGCCTCCGCGCTGATCGTGCCGATCTGCGGCGGCGACGGCGCCGTGCTGGGCACGCTGTCCCTGGTGCGGCTGCGCGACCGCGAACCGTTCTCACTGGCCGATCTGGGGCTGATGGAGGAGATCGGCGCCCACCTGGGGCTGGCCCTGCGTGCCCGCGAGAGCTTCCAGACCCGGTCCCAGGCCGCCGAGGCGCTGCGTACCAGCGTGGTGCCGCGGACGCTGCCGGACATTCCCGGGTTCGAGGCCGCGGCGATCTACCACGCCGGCTCCAGCCTGGTGGGCGCCGAGTTCTACGACGTCTTCCCGGTCAGGGAGGGCTGGGGGTTCGCCCTCGGCGGCGCCGCGGGCAAGGGCGAGGAGGCCGCGTCGGTCAGCGCCATGGTGCGCAACGGGCTGCGGGTGCTCAGCGTCTGGGAGTCCGACCCGGGCGAGGCCCTGCGCAAACTGAACCAGGCGCTGGCCGCGCAGCACAGCGGCATGTTCGTGATGGCCGTGGCCGGGTTCATCCGGGGACGCAGGATCAGGCTGGCCAGCGCCGGGCACCATCCGGCGGCCCTGCTGCGGCCCGACGGCGGGGTGCGTTTCACTGCGGGAGGCGGTGTCCCGCTGGGCATCGGCCCGGAGGCTGAGATGTTCTCCGAGGAGCTGACGCTGACCGCCGGCCAGACGTTGGTCTTCTACTCCGACGGCCTGGTCGCCTCCCGCGACGAGCAGGGCGAGGCGTACGGGGAGACCCGGCTCGCCGACGTGCTGGCGCGGTGCGCGGGACGCTCCCCCGCCGAGGTCGTCAAGACCGTCGAGGAGGACCGGCACGCGTTCTCCGGCGGACGGGTGTGGGACGAGATCGTGATTCTCGCGCTCCGCGTCGTATAG
- a CDS encoding STAS domain-containing protein, producing the protein MTVSENGERSAALTLTSALVGGINVIRVTGLLDATTRDQFADYLAAETSEHGPDMALDLGGVTFMDSRALGLIVHHWQLSTDAGAKFALIGVEYAKTKVMWITGLAQRLPMYDTIDDALAAFG; encoded by the coding sequence GTGACGGTGTCGGAGAACGGCGAGAGATCGGCAGCCCTGACGCTCACGTCGGCGCTGGTCGGTGGGATCAACGTGATCCGGGTGACGGGCCTGCTGGACGCGACGACGAGAGATCAGTTCGCCGACTACCTGGCGGCCGAGACGAGTGAGCACGGGCCCGACATGGCCCTCGACCTGGGCGGGGTCACCTTCATGGATTCCCGGGCGCTCGGGCTGATCGTCCACCACTGGCAGCTCAGCACCGACGCCGGTGCCAAGTTCGCCCTCATCGGGGTCGAGTACGCCAAGACCAAGGTCATGTGGATCACCGGTCTGGCCCAGCGGCTTCCCATGTACGACACGATCGACGACGCGCTCGCCGCCTTCGGCTGA
- a CDS encoding SigB/SigF/SigG family RNA polymerase sigma factor, translated as MSVQALEIIDMTAEELLAEMALPEISEERAERLRERIVEMHRPLALEIARRYRYRGEPLEDLLQAAYVGLMKAINGYDPTLGHAFRGYAVVTMTGEVKRHFRDRTWAIRVPRVYQERRAELNRLVADLSQVLGRSPTVSELAAKMNISEEDVLLTLDASAAYSALSLDAPLGADDDAAALGDVIPDEDDALGTLVDREAVKPLIGKLPAREKNILLLRFFGNMTQAEIAAEFGISQMHVSRILRKVLDQLREELVAEC; from the coding sequence ATGTCTGTTCAGGCACTCGAAATCATCGACATGACCGCCGAGGAACTCCTGGCGGAGATGGCCCTGCCTGAGATCTCCGAAGAACGTGCCGAACGCCTGCGTGAGCGCATCGTCGAGATGCACCGCCCCCTCGCACTGGAGATCGCCCGCCGCTACCGCTACCGCGGCGAGCCCCTGGAGGACCTGCTGCAGGCCGCGTACGTCGGCCTGATGAAGGCCATCAACGGCTACGACCCGACCCTCGGGCACGCCTTCCGCGGATACGCCGTAGTTACCATGACCGGCGAGGTCAAGCGTCACTTCCGCGACCGCACCTGGGCCATCCGCGTTCCCCGCGTCTACCAGGAGCGCAGGGCGGAGCTGAACCGGCTGGTCGCCGACCTCAGCCAGGTGCTCGGCCGTTCCCCCACGGTCTCCGAGCTGGCCGCCAAGATGAACATCTCCGAAGAGGACGTCCTGCTGACCCTGGACGCCTCCGCCGCCTACAGCGCACTGTCGCTGGACGCCCCGCTCGGCGCCGACGACGACGCTGCGGCGCTGGGCGACGTCATCCCCGACGAGGACGACGCGCTGGGCACGCTGGTCGACCGCGAGGCGGTCAAGCCGCTCATCGGCAAGCTGCCGGCCCGCGAGAAGAACATCCTCCTGCTGAGGTTCTTCGGCAACATGACCCAGGCCGAGATCGCGGCCGAGTTCGGGATCTCCCAGATGCACGTCTCCCGCATCCTGCGGAAGGTGCTGGACCAGCTTCGCGAGGAACTGGTCGCCGAGTGCTGA
- a CDS encoding ATP-binding protein, which translates to MAELAFCLPDLPDVRDFAAAHAVRSGMSQERLADFLVAVNEVATNAVTHGHATAKAVLRMWTVGRTLVVEIRDEGHWEPETTPGETPPGPYATSGMGLWVARMVSSDIRFTTGASGTSIVMSFKV; encoded by the coding sequence GTGGCAGAGCTCGCCTTCTGCCTCCCCGATCTTCCCGATGTCCGCGACTTCGCCGCCGCCCACGCCGTGCGCAGCGGCATGTCACAGGAGCGCCTGGCCGACTTCCTGGTCGCCGTGAACGAGGTGGCCACCAACGCCGTCACCCACGGGCACGCCACGGCCAAGGCGGTGCTGCGGATGTGGACCGTCGGGCGGACCCTCGTCGTGGAGATCCGCGACGAGGGTCACTGGGAGCCCGAGACCACCCCCGGCGAGACGCCTCCCGGCCCCTACGCGACCAGCGGCATGGGGCTGTGGGTGGCCCGGATGGTCAGTTCCGACATCAGGTTCACCACTGGCGCTTCGGGCACGTCCATCGTCATGTCGTTTAAGGTCTGA